The Coccinella septempunctata chromosome 6, icCocSept1.1, whole genome shotgun sequence genome segment CCACAAGAGGCGCATTCACAGCAGCAGCAAGGTCAAGGCGCTTGGCAAAAAGCAGGACAACAGCAACAAAAAGGTCCAGGTGCTTGGCAAAAAGGGGGACAACCACAAAAAACATTTGAGCAGCAAAGGCCAGGGCCACAGCCTCACCAGCAGCAAGGTCAAGGCCCTCGGCAAAGTGGAGGTCAACCACAACAACCATTCGAGCAACCAAGGACATCACCATCAGGACCACACCCTCAGCAAGGTCGAGGCGCTCGGCAAAGAGGGGGACAACCACAACAACAAGGTCAAGGTGCATGGCAAACAGTGGGACAACCACAACAGACATTTGAACAGCCAAGGACATCACCTTCAGGGCCACAACCCCAGCAACAGCAAGGTCAAGGTCCTTGGCAAAGAGGGGGGCCACCACAACAGCAAGGTCAAGGCCCTCAGCAAAGAGGGGGGCCACCACAACAGCAAGGTCAAGGCCCTCAGCAAAGAGGGGGGCCACAACAACAGCAAGGCCAAGGCCCTCAGCAAAGAGGGGGGCCACAACAACAGCAAGGCCAAGGCCCTCAGCAAAGAGGGGGGCCACCACAACAACAAGGTCAAGGTGCATGGCAAACAGGGGGACAACCACAGCAGACGTTTGAACAGCCAAGGACATCACCTCCAGGGCCACACCCACAGCAAGAGCAAGGTGCTTGGCAAAGAAGGGGGCCACCACAACAGCAAGGCCAAGGCCCTCAGCAAAGAGGGGGGCCACCACAACAACAAGGTCAAGGTGCATGGCAAACAGGGGGACAACCACAACAGACGTTTGAACAGCCAAGGACATCACCTCCAGGGCCACACCCACAGCAAGAGCAAGGTGCTTGGCAAAGAAGGGGGCCACCACAACAGCAAGGTCAAGGCCCTCAGCAAAGAGGGGGACCACCACAACAGCAAGGTCAAGGCCCTCAGCAAAGGGGGGGACCACCACAACAGCAAGGTCAAGGCCCTTGGCAAAAAGGACAACAACAAGTTCAAGGTGCATGGCAAACAGGGGGACAACCACCACAAGGGCAAGGTGCTTGGCAAAGAGCTGGACAACCACAACAGACGTTTGAGCAGCCAAGGACAACACCTCCAGGGCCACAGCAAGGTCAAGGCCCTCAGCAAAGAGGACAACAACAACAGCAGCAAGGTAAAGGCCATTCGTAACCACAAGGATCTTGACAGAAAGTCAATAATAATGATATTTATTCGTaattgaaatgaagaaaattcctTAAATTTCAAAGATTGAATTATATGAGGttgtgaaaaatatcaaacagcTCCTACAGGTACTTCTGAATCAATCTAATCTGATTTTCTTACTCCAGGTAGACATCAACAACCACATGGTCAGCAAAGGACTTCACAGCAAGACACCCGATCACATCAGCAACAAGGTGCAATACCCAAAAGTCAGTCAGTGGTTCAGTATGGCTCTGATCCTATTCCAGAAATACAGAAGTTGTCTACAGTTGGTAGAGGGGGTACAAAAGGTAGAAGAATCTTGGTGGAAACCAATTATCTCAGCATGGATTTTGGAAAGCTGCCAAAAGCTTACCATTACGATGTTCAAATAACTCCAGATACTCCCAAAAGATGGCTAAGGGACGTCTTTGAACAGTTCAGAAGGAAACATTTCCCCAAGAGCCATCCTGCCTTTGATGGCAAGAGGAACATGTATTCACCCTATGAATTAATAAAAGGTAACGTGGCCTTGTCTGACAAGATAGAACTGGAAATCCCCAATGAAGATAAGAAGAAATCGTATGAAGTAAGTGTTCAGTTCGCTGCCGAAGTAGATCTGAGTCCACTTCGCAACATGGCCATACAAACGTGTCAACAAGCTATGCAATGTGTTGAAATCGTTTTACGCAGTGCCCCTTCTATGAGATGTATCCAGGCGGGAAGGAGCTTTTACACGCCTCCTCCCCAGATCATTAGATTAGGTGAAGGTATGGAGATGTACTTTGGATTTTACCAAACTGTTGTCAGGGGGTGGAAGCCATTCTTCAATGTAGACGTCGCACACAAGGCATTCCCTAGTCAATTGAATATTATTGATTTGATTGCTGAAATTGGGAGCGATTTCAGAACGACCATTAGACCGGAGGATTTGAAACGTGATACGATCAGTAGAGATTTAGAGACCAAACTATTGAAACATCTGAGAACTCTTCGTATAACTTACCAGATACCAGGCATGAAAAGAGAATATAGAGTAAACGGTTTGGGTGATCCTCCTAGGTATAGTAAGTTCAGTGTGGATAACGTAACCATGACAATCGAGGAATATTTTCTCAAGAAGAAAGGCATCAGATTGAATTATCCGTTGATGCCCTCCTTATGGGTGGGCAGTCCTCAACGAGCTGACAAAATACTTCTTCCAGCCGAATTCTGTACGGTTGTGGCAAACCAAGCTGTCCCGCGTAAAATGTCCGAAAACCAAACGTCAGCAATGATAAAACACGCCGCTACGCCCACTACCGAAAGAAAGAGGAAAATAATGGACGGCTTGAAGAACACCCGTCATAACGAGGATCCCTGCATCAGGGAATTCGGATTCAGGATAAACAACGATTTTGAGAAGATAGAAGCGCGCGTGCTCGATCCGCCAGCTCTGGAATATAGCAATGGGATGATTGCCAGG includes the following:
- the LOC123314743 gene encoding protein argonaute-2-like isoform X6, which gives rise to MARKKKGQKPDPQAGGDASANPPEPSGSSTSQAPQQPPQQGPAPQQHPPQGRPQEAHSQQQQGQGAWQKAGQQQQKGPGAWQKGGQPQKTFEQQRPGPQPHQQQGQGPRQSGGQPQQPFEQPRTSPSGPHPQQGRGARQRGGQPQQQGQGAWQTVGQPQQTFEQPRTSPSGPQPQQQQGQGPWQRGGPPQQQGQGPQQRGGPPQQQGQGPQQRGGPQQQQGQGPQQRGGPQQQQGQGPQQRGGPPQQQGQGAWQTGGQPQQTFEQPRTSPPGPHPQQEQGAWQRRGPPQQQGQGPQQRGGPPQQQGQGPQQRGGPPQQQGQGPWQKGQQQVQGAWQTGGQPPQGQGAWQRAGQPQQTFEQPRTTPPGPQQGQGPQQRGQQQQQQGRHQQPHGQQRTSQQDTRSHQQQGAIPKSQSVVQYGSDPIPEIQKLSTVGRGGTKGRRILVETNYLSMDFGKLPKAYHYDVQITPDTPKRWLRDVFEQFRRKHFPKSHPAFDGKRNMYSPYELIKGNVALSDKIELEIPNEDKKKSYEVSVQFAAEVDLSPLRNMAIQTCQQAMQCVEIVLRSAPSMRCIQAGRSFYTPPPQIIRLGEGMEMYFGFYQTVVRGWKPFFNVDVAHKAFPSQLNIIDLIAEIGSDFRTTIRPEDLKRDTISRDLETKLLKHLRTLRITYQIPGMKREYRVNGLGDPPRYSKFSVDNVTMTIEEYFLKKKGIRLNYPLMPSLWVGSPQRADKILLPAEFCTVVANQAVPRKMSENQTSAMIKHAATPTTERKRKIMDGLKNTRHNEDPCIREFGFRINNDFEKIEARVLDPPALEYSNGMIARPSRGVWRQDNNKFYIGGEESTWIVISVCGNMAKECDNLARMISGQAAKCGMRLAPKPGPYDGLQSRQPSARDVLNILQKYSQNYNLIFVVIPDGGPAYSHVKKAAEITLNCLTQCIKRRTLMKMNPATVGNILLKVNSKLSGTNHCLNSKPPILLEPCMIMGADVTHPSPDSKGIPSVVAVTASHDPKAMYGYNMCCRLQLPTLEIIEDLEAITIEHLKYFFQRNRGQKPYRIIFFRDGVSEGQFAEVRQKELSAIRRACSKIEDGYEPKITFIVVQKRHHTRFFPTNRNDSEDRNLNVPAGTCVDTVITSLNQQDFYLVSHASIQGVAKPTKYSTLWDDNDMSYDDVEQLAYYLCHLFSRCNRSVSYPAPTYYAHLGAARAKVYIESEQININNLQNEQRKLKNDRIRKEKPMFFV
- the LOC123314743 gene encoding protein argonaute-2-like isoform X1, translated to MARKKKGQKPDPQAGGDASANPPEPSGSSTSQAPQQPPQQGPAPQQHPPQGRPQEAHSQQQQGQGAWQKAGQQQQKGPGAWQKGGQPQKTFEQQRPGPQPHQQQGQGPRQSGGQPQQPFEQPRTSPSGPHPQQGRGARQRGGQPQQQGQGAWQTVGQPQQTFEQPRTSPSGPQPQQQQGQGPWQRGGPPQQQGQGPQQRGGPPQQQGQGPQQRGGPQQQQGQGPQQRGGPQQQQGQGPQQRGGPPQQQGQGAWQTGGQPQQTFEQPRTSPPGPHPQQEQGAWQRRGPPQQQGQGPQQRGGPPQQQGQGAWQTGGQPQQTFEQPRTSPPGPHPQQEQGAWQRRGPPQQQGQGPQQRGGPPQQQGQGPQQRGGPPQQQGQGPWQKGQQQVQGAWQTGGQPPQGQGAWQRAGQPQQTFEQPRTTPPGPQQGQGPQQRGQQQQQQGRHQQPHGQQRTSQQDTRSHQQQGAIPKSQSVVQYGSDPIPEIQKLSTVGRGGTKGRRILVETNYLSMDFGKLPKAYHYDVQITPDTPKRWLRDVFEQFRRKHFPKSHPAFDGKRNMYSPYELIKGNVALSDKIELEIPNEDKKKSYEVSVQFAAEVDLSPLRNMAIQTCQQAMQCVEIVLRSAPSMRCIQAGRSFYTPPPQIIRLGEGMEMYFGFYQTVVRGWKPFFNVDVAHKAFPSQLNIIDLIAEIGSDFRTTIRPEDLKRDTISRDLETKLLKHLRTLRITYQIPGMKREYRVNGLGDPPRYSKFSVDNVTMTIEEYFLKKKGIRLNYPLMPSLWVGSPQRADKILLPAEFCTVVANQAVPRKMSENQTSAMIKHAATPTTERKRKIMDGLKNTRHNEDPCIREFGFRINNDFEKIEARVLDPPALEYSNGMIARPSRGVWRQDNNKFYIGGEESTWIVISVCGNMAKECDNLARMISGQAAKCGMRLAPKPGPYDGLQSRQPSARDVLNILQKYSQNYNLIFVVIPDGGPAYSHVKKAAEITLNCLTQCIKRRTLMKMNPATVGNILLKVNSKLSGTNHCLNSKPPILLEPCMIMGADVTHPSPDSKGIPSVVAVTASHDPKAMYGYNMCCRLQLPTLEIIEDLEAITIEHLKYFFQRNRGQKPYRIIFFRDGVSEGQFAEVRQKELSAIRRACSKIEDGYEPKITFIVVQKRHHTRFFPTNRNDSEDRNLNVPAGTCVDTVITSLNQQDFYLVSHASIQGVAKPTKYSTLWDDNDMSYDDVEQLAYYLCHLFSRCNRSVSYPAPTYYAHLGAARAKVYIESEQININNLQNEQRKLKNDRIRKEKPMFFV
- the LOC123314743 gene encoding protein argonaute-2-like isoform X4, whose product is MARKKKGQKPDPQAGGDASANPPEPSGSSTSQAPQQPPQQGPAPQQHPPQGRPQEAHSQQQQGQGAWQKAGQQQQKGPGAWQKGGQPQKTFEQQRPGPQPHQQQGQGPRQSGGQPQQPFEQPRTSPSGPHPQQGRGARQRGGQPQQQGQGAWQTVGQPQQTFEQPRTSPSGPQPQQQQGQGPWQRGGPPQQQGQGPQQRGGPQQQQGQGPQQRGGPQQQQGQGPQQRGGPPQQQGQGAWQTGGQPQQTFEQPRTSPPGPHPQQEQGAWQRRGPPQQQGQGPQQRGGPPQQQGQGAWQTGGQPQQTFEQPRTSPPGPHPQQEQGAWQRRGPPQQQGQGPQQRGGPPQQQGQGPQQRGGPPQQQGQGPWQKGQQQVQGAWQTGGQPPQGQGAWQRAGQPQQTFEQPRTTPPGPQQGQGPQQRGQQQQQQGRHQQPHGQQRTSQQDTRSHQQQGAIPKSQSVVQYGSDPIPEIQKLSTVGRGGTKGRRILVETNYLSMDFGKLPKAYHYDVQITPDTPKRWLRDVFEQFRRKHFPKSHPAFDGKRNMYSPYELIKGNVALSDKIELEIPNEDKKKSYEVSVQFAAEVDLSPLRNMAIQTCQQAMQCVEIVLRSAPSMRCIQAGRSFYTPPPQIIRLGEGMEMYFGFYQTVVRGWKPFFNVDVAHKAFPSQLNIIDLIAEIGSDFRTTIRPEDLKRDTISRDLETKLLKHLRTLRITYQIPGMKREYRVNGLGDPPRYSKFSVDNVTMTIEEYFLKKKGIRLNYPLMPSLWVGSPQRADKILLPAEFCTVVANQAVPRKMSENQTSAMIKHAATPTTERKRKIMDGLKNTRHNEDPCIREFGFRINNDFEKIEARVLDPPALEYSNGMIARPSRGVWRQDNNKFYIGGEESTWIVISVCGNMAKECDNLARMISGQAAKCGMRLAPKPGPYDGLQSRQPSARDVLNILQKYSQNYNLIFVVIPDGGPAYSHVKKAAEITLNCLTQCIKRRTLMKMNPATVGNILLKVNSKLSGTNHCLNSKPPILLEPCMIMGADVTHPSPDSKGIPSVVAVTASHDPKAMYGYNMCCRLQLPTLEIIEDLEAITIEHLKYFFQRNRGQKPYRIIFFRDGVSEGQFAEVRQKELSAIRRACSKIEDGYEPKITFIVVQKRHHTRFFPTNRNDSEDRNLNVPAGTCVDTVITSLNQQDFYLVSHASIQGVAKPTKYSTLWDDNDMSYDDVEQLAYYLCHLFSRCNRSVSYPAPTYYAHLGAARAKVYIESEQININNLQNEQRKLKNDRIRKEKPMFFV
- the LOC123314743 gene encoding protein argonaute-2-like isoform X2, yielding MARKKKGQKPDPQAGGDASANPPEPSGSSTSQAPQQPPQQGPAPQQHPPQGRPQEAHSQQQQGQGAWQKAGQQQQKGPGAWQKGGQPQKTFEQQRPGPQPHQQQGQGPRQSGGQPQQPFEQPRTSPSGPHPQQGRGARQRGGQPQQQGQGAWQTVGQPQQTFEQPRTSPSGPQPQQQQGQGPWQRGGPPQQQGQGPQQRGGPPQQQGQGPQQRGGPQQQQGQGPQQRGGPQQQQGQGPQQRGGPPQQQGQGAWQTGGQPQQTFEQPRTSPPGPHPQQEQGAWQRRGPPQQQGQGPQQRGGPPQQQGQGAWQTGGQPQQTFEQPRTSPPGPHPQQEQGAWQRRGPPQQQGQGPQQRGGPPQQQGQGPQQRGGPPQQQGQGAWQTGGQPPQGQGAWQRAGQPQQTFEQPRTTPPGPQQGQGPQQRGQQQQQQGRHQQPHGQQRTSQQDTRSHQQQGAIPKSQSVVQYGSDPIPEIQKLSTVGRGGTKGRRILVETNYLSMDFGKLPKAYHYDVQITPDTPKRWLRDVFEQFRRKHFPKSHPAFDGKRNMYSPYELIKGNVALSDKIELEIPNEDKKKSYEVSVQFAAEVDLSPLRNMAIQTCQQAMQCVEIVLRSAPSMRCIQAGRSFYTPPPQIIRLGEGMEMYFGFYQTVVRGWKPFFNVDVAHKAFPSQLNIIDLIAEIGSDFRTTIRPEDLKRDTISRDLETKLLKHLRTLRITYQIPGMKREYRVNGLGDPPRYSKFSVDNVTMTIEEYFLKKKGIRLNYPLMPSLWVGSPQRADKILLPAEFCTVVANQAVPRKMSENQTSAMIKHAATPTTERKRKIMDGLKNTRHNEDPCIREFGFRINNDFEKIEARVLDPPALEYSNGMIARPSRGVWRQDNNKFYIGGEESTWIVISVCGNMAKECDNLARMISGQAAKCGMRLAPKPGPYDGLQSRQPSARDVLNILQKYSQNYNLIFVVIPDGGPAYSHVKKAAEITLNCLTQCIKRRTLMKMNPATVGNILLKVNSKLSGTNHCLNSKPPILLEPCMIMGADVTHPSPDSKGIPSVVAVTASHDPKAMYGYNMCCRLQLPTLEIIEDLEAITIEHLKYFFQRNRGQKPYRIIFFRDGVSEGQFAEVRQKELSAIRRACSKIEDGYEPKITFIVVQKRHHTRFFPTNRNDSEDRNLNVPAGTCVDTVITSLNQQDFYLVSHASIQGVAKPTKYSTLWDDNDMSYDDVEQLAYYLCHLFSRCNRSVSYPAPTYYAHLGAARAKVYIESEQININNLQNEQRKLKNDRIRKEKPMFFV
- the LOC123314743 gene encoding protein argonaute-2-like isoform X10; this translates as MARKKKGQKPDPQAGGDASANPPEPSGSSTSQAPQQPPQQGPAPQQHPPQGRPQEAHSQQQQGQGAWQKAGQQQQKGPGAWQKGGQPQKTFEQQRPGPQPHQQQGQGPRQSGGQPQQPFEQPRTSPSGPHPQQGRGARQRGGQPQQQGQGAWQTVGQPQQTFEQPRTSPSGPQPQQQQGQGPWQRGGPPQQQGQGPQQRGGPPQQQGQGPQQRGGPQQQQVQGAWQTGGQPPQGQGAWQRAGQPQQTFEQPRTTPPGPQQGQGPQQRGQQQQQQGRHQQPHGQQRTSQQDTRSHQQQGAIPKSQSVVQYGSDPIPEIQKLSTVGRGGTKGRRILVETNYLSMDFGKLPKAYHYDVQITPDTPKRWLRDVFEQFRRKHFPKSHPAFDGKRNMYSPYELIKGNVALSDKIELEIPNEDKKKSYEVSVQFAAEVDLSPLRNMAIQTCQQAMQCVEIVLRSAPSMRCIQAGRSFYTPPPQIIRLGEGMEMYFGFYQTVVRGWKPFFNVDVAHKAFPSQLNIIDLIAEIGSDFRTTIRPEDLKRDTISRDLETKLLKHLRTLRITYQIPGMKREYRVNGLGDPPRYSKFSVDNVTMTIEEYFLKKKGIRLNYPLMPSLWVGSPQRADKILLPAEFCTVVANQAVPRKMSENQTSAMIKHAATPTTERKRKIMDGLKNTRHNEDPCIREFGFRINNDFEKIEARVLDPPALEYSNGMIARPSRGVWRQDNNKFYIGGEESTWIVISVCGNMAKECDNLARMISGQAAKCGMRLAPKPGPYDGLQSRQPSARDVLNILQKYSQNYNLIFVVIPDGGPAYSHVKKAAEITLNCLTQCIKRRTLMKMNPATVGNILLKVNSKLSGTNHCLNSKPPILLEPCMIMGADVTHPSPDSKGIPSVVAVTASHDPKAMYGYNMCCRLQLPTLEIIEDLEAITIEHLKYFFQRNRGQKPYRIIFFRDGVSEGQFAEVRQKELSAIRRACSKIEDGYEPKITFIVVQKRHHTRFFPTNRNDSEDRNLNVPAGTCVDTVITSLNQQDFYLVSHASIQGVAKPTKYSTLWDDNDMSYDDVEQLAYYLCHLFSRCNRSVSYPAPTYYAHLGAARAKVYIESEQININNLQNEQRKLKNDRIRKEKPMFFV
- the LOC123314743 gene encoding protein argonaute-2-like isoform X5, translating into MARKKKGQKPDPQAGGDASANPPEPSGSSTSQAPQQPPQQGPAPQQHPPQGRPQEAHSQQQQGQGAWQKAGQQQQKGPGAWQKGGQPQKTFEQQRPGPQPHQQQGQGPRQSGGQPQQPFEQPRTSPSGPHPQQGRGARQRGGQPQQQGQGAWQTVGQPQQTFEQPRTSPSGPQPQQQQGQGPWQRGGPPQQQGQGPQQRGGPQQQQGQGPQQRGGPPQQQGQGAWQTGGQPQQTFEQPRTSPPGPHPQQEQGAWQRRGPPQQQGQGPQQRGGPPQQQGQGAWQTGGQPQQTFEQPRTSPPGPHPQQEQGAWQRRGPPQQQGQGPQQRGGPPQQQGQGPQQRGGPPQQQGQGPWQKGQQQVQGAWQTGGQPPQGQGAWQRAGQPQQTFEQPRTTPPGPQQGQGPQQRGQQQQQQGRHQQPHGQQRTSQQDTRSHQQQGAIPKSQSVVQYGSDPIPEIQKLSTVGRGGTKGRRILVETNYLSMDFGKLPKAYHYDVQITPDTPKRWLRDVFEQFRRKHFPKSHPAFDGKRNMYSPYELIKGNVALSDKIELEIPNEDKKKSYEVSVQFAAEVDLSPLRNMAIQTCQQAMQCVEIVLRSAPSMRCIQAGRSFYTPPPQIIRLGEGMEMYFGFYQTVVRGWKPFFNVDVAHKAFPSQLNIIDLIAEIGSDFRTTIRPEDLKRDTISRDLETKLLKHLRTLRITYQIPGMKREYRVNGLGDPPRYSKFSVDNVTMTIEEYFLKKKGIRLNYPLMPSLWVGSPQRADKILLPAEFCTVVANQAVPRKMSENQTSAMIKHAATPTTERKRKIMDGLKNTRHNEDPCIREFGFRINNDFEKIEARVLDPPALEYSNGMIARPSRGVWRQDNNKFYIGGEESTWIVISVCGNMAKECDNLARMISGQAAKCGMRLAPKPGPYDGLQSRQPSARDVLNILQKYSQNYNLIFVVIPDGGPAYSHVKKAAEITLNCLTQCIKRRTLMKMNPATVGNILLKVNSKLSGTNHCLNSKPPILLEPCMIMGADVTHPSPDSKGIPSVVAVTASHDPKAMYGYNMCCRLQLPTLEIIEDLEAITIEHLKYFFQRNRGQKPYRIIFFRDGVSEGQFAEVRQKELSAIRRACSKIEDGYEPKITFIVVQKRHHTRFFPTNRNDSEDRNLNVPAGTCVDTVITSLNQQDFYLVSHASIQGVAKPTKYSTLWDDNDMSYDDVEQLAYYLCHLFSRCNRSVSYPAPTYYAHLGAARAKVYIESEQININNLQNEQRKLKNDRIRKEKPMFFV
- the LOC123314743 gene encoding protein argonaute-2-like isoform X8, with protein sequence MARKKKGQKPDPQAGGDASANPPEPSGSSTSQAPQQPPQQGPAPQQHPPQGRPQEAHSQQQQGQGAWQKAGQQQQKGPGAWQKGGQPQKTFEQQRPGPQPHQQQGQGPRQSGGQPQQPFEQPRTSPSGPHPQQGRGARQRGGQPQQQGQGAWQTVGQPQQTFEQPRTSPSGPQPQQQQGQGPWQRGGPPQQQGQGPQQRGGPPQQQGQGPQQRGGPQQQQGQGPQQRGGPQQQQGQGPQQRGGPPQQQGQGAWQTGGQPQQTFEQPRTSPPGPHPQQEQGAWQRAGQPQQTFEQPRTTPPGPQQGQGPQQRGQQQQQQGRHQQPHGQQRTSQQDTRSHQQQGAIPKSQSVVQYGSDPIPEIQKLSTVGRGGTKGRRILVETNYLSMDFGKLPKAYHYDVQITPDTPKRWLRDVFEQFRRKHFPKSHPAFDGKRNMYSPYELIKGNVALSDKIELEIPNEDKKKSYEVSVQFAAEVDLSPLRNMAIQTCQQAMQCVEIVLRSAPSMRCIQAGRSFYTPPPQIIRLGEGMEMYFGFYQTVVRGWKPFFNVDVAHKAFPSQLNIIDLIAEIGSDFRTTIRPEDLKRDTISRDLETKLLKHLRTLRITYQIPGMKREYRVNGLGDPPRYSKFSVDNVTMTIEEYFLKKKGIRLNYPLMPSLWVGSPQRADKILLPAEFCTVVANQAVPRKMSENQTSAMIKHAATPTTERKRKIMDGLKNTRHNEDPCIREFGFRINNDFEKIEARVLDPPALEYSNGMIARPSRGVWRQDNNKFYIGGEESTWIVISVCGNMAKECDNLARMISGQAAKCGMRLAPKPGPYDGLQSRQPSARDVLNILQKYSQNYNLIFVVIPDGGPAYSHVKKAAEITLNCLTQCIKRRTLMKMNPATVGNILLKVNSKLSGTNHCLNSKPPILLEPCMIMGADVTHPSPDSKGIPSVVAVTASHDPKAMYGYNMCCRLQLPTLEIIEDLEAITIEHLKYFFQRNRGQKPYRIIFFRDGVSEGQFAEVRQKELSAIRRACSKIEDGYEPKITFIVVQKRHHTRFFPTNRNDSEDRNLNVPAGTCVDTVITSLNQQDFYLVSHASIQGVAKPTKYSTLWDDNDMSYDDVEQLAYYLCHLFSRCNRSVSYPAPTYYAHLGAARAKVYIESEQININNLQNEQRKLKNDRIRKEKPMFFV
- the LOC123314743 gene encoding protein argonaute-2-like isoform X9; its protein translation is MARKKKGQKPDPQAGGDASANPPEPSGSSTSQAPQQPPQQGPAPQQHPPQGRPQEAHSQQQQGQGAWQKAGQQQQKGPGAWQKGGQPQKTFEQQRPGPQPHQQQGQGPRQSGGQPQQPFEQPRTSPSGPHPQQGRGARQRGGQPQQQGQGAWQTVGQPQQTFEQPRTSPSGPQPQQQQGQGPWQRGGPPQQQGQGPQQRGGPPQQQGQGPQQRGGPQQQQGQGPQQRGGPQQQQVQGAWQTGGQPPQGQGAWQRAGQPQQTFEQPRTTPPGPQQGQGPQQRGQQQQQQGRHQQPHGQQRTSQQDTRSHQQQGAIPKSQSVVQYGSDPIPEIQKLSTVGRGGTKGRRILVETNYLSMDFGKLPKAYHYDVQITPDTPKRWLRDVFEQFRRKHFPKSHPAFDGKRNMYSPYELIKGNVALSDKIELEIPNEDKKKSYEVSVQFAAEVDLSPLRNMAIQTCQQAMQCVEIVLRSAPSMRCIQAGRSFYTPPPQIIRLGEGMEMYFGFYQTVVRGWKPFFNVDVAHKAFPSQLNIIDLIAEIGSDFRTTIRPEDLKRDTISRDLETKLLKHLRTLRITYQIPGMKREYRVNGLGDPPRYSKFSVDNVTMTIEEYFLKKKGIRLNYPLMPSLWVGSPQRADKILLPAEFCTVVANQAVPRKMSENQTSAMIKHAATPTTERKRKIMDGLKNTRHNEDPCIREFGFRINNDFEKIEARVLDPPALEYSNGMIARPSRGVWRQDNNKFYIGGEESTWIVISVCGNMAKECDNLARMISGQAAKCGMRLAPKPGPYDGLQSRQPSARDVLNILQKYSQNYNLIFVVIPDGGPAYSHVKKAAEITLNCLTQCIKRRTLMKMNPATVGNILLKVNSKLSGTNHCLNSKPPILLEPCMIMGADVTHPSPDSKGIPSVVAVTASHDPKAMYGYNMCCRLQLPTLEIIEDLEAITIEHLKYFFQRNRGQKPYRIIFFRDGVSEGQFAEVRQKELSAIRRACSKIEDGYEPKITFIVVQKRHHTRFFPTNRNDSEDRNLNVPAGTCVDTVITSLNQQDFYLVSHASIQGVAKPTKYSTLWDDNDMSYDDVEQLAYYLCHLFSRCNRSVSYPAPTYYAHLGAARAKVYIESEQININNLQNEQRKLKNDRIRKEKPMFFV
- the LOC123314743 gene encoding protein argonaute-2-like isoform X7 translates to MARKKKGQKPDPQAGGDASANPPEPSGSSTSQAPQQPPQQGPAPQQHPPQGRPQEAHSQQQQGQGAWQKAGQQQQKGPGAWQKGGQPQKTFEQQRPGPQPHQQQGQGPRQSGGQPQQPFEQPRTSPSGPHPQQGRGARQRGGQPQQQGQGAWQTVGQPQQTFEQPRTSPSGPQPQQQQGQGPWQRGGPPQQQGQGPQQRGGPPQQQGQGPQQRGGPQQQQGQGPQQRGGPPQQQGQGAWQTGGQPQQTFEQPRTSPPGPHPQQEQGAWQRRGPPQQQGQGPQQRGGPPQQQGQGPQQRGGPPQQQGQGPWQKGQQQVQGAWQTGGQPPQGQGAWQRAGQPQQTFEQPRTTPPGPQQGQGPQQRGQQQQQQGRHQQPHGQQRTSQQDTRSHQQQGAIPKSQSVVQYGSDPIPEIQKLSTVGRGGTKGRRILVETNYLSMDFGKLPKAYHYDVQITPDTPKRWLRDVFEQFRRKHFPKSHPAFDGKRNMYSPYELIKGNVALSDKIELEIPNEDKKKSYEVSVQFAAEVDLSPLRNMAIQTCQQAMQCVEIVLRSAPSMRCIQAGRSFYTPPPQIIRLGEGMEMYFGFYQTVVRGWKPFFNVDVAHKAFPSQLNIIDLIAEIGSDFRTTIRPEDLKRDTISRDLETKLLKHLRTLRITYQIPGMKREYRVNGLGDPPRYSKFSVDNVTMTIEEYFLKKKGIRLNYPLMPSLWVGSPQRADKILLPAEFCTVVANQAVPRKMSENQTSAMIKHAATPTTERKRKIMDGLKNTRHNEDPCIREFGFRINNDFEKIEARVLDPPALEYSNGMIARPSRGVWRQDNNKFYIGGEESTWIVISVCGNMAKECDNLARMISGQAAKCGMRLAPKPGPYDGLQSRQPSARDVLNILQKYSQNYNLIFVVIPDGGPAYSHVKKAAEITLNCLTQCIKRRTLMKMNPATVGNILLKVNSKLSGTNHCLNSKPPILLEPCMIMGADVTHPSPDSKGIPSVVAVTASHDPKAMYGYNMCCRLQLPTLEIIEDLEAITIEHLKYFFQRNRGQKPYRIIFFRDGVSEGQFAEVRQKELSAIRRACSKIEDGYEPKITFIVVQKRHHTRFFPTNRNDSEDRNLNVPAGTCVDTVITSLNQQDFYLVSHASIQGVAKPTKYSTLWDDNDMSYDDVEQLAYYLCHLFSRCNRSVSYPAPTYYAHLGAARAKVYIESEQININNLQNEQRKLKNDRIRKEKPMFFV